CGCAACTGGAAAGGGCAGCGGCAGAGGCGGATGCAGCTGCCGCCAGGGCGCCGCCAGTGCTGCCACCGGTATTGCCCAGCAAACCTGTGCCCGCGCCGCCGCCGCCGGTAGCGACCCGGCCGCCGACGCAACGCCACGTCAAGCCGTATGTCGTGGTGCTCGACCCTGGGCACGGCGGCGAAGACCCCGGAGCTGTGGGGCCGGGCGGCACCTATGAAAAGGACGTGGTCCTCGCGATCGCGCATCAGACGAGACAACTGCTGGAGCAGGATCCGCGTGTCGTCGTTTTCATGACGCGCGAGGAAGACGTATTCATTCCGCTGGCCGATCGCGTGCGCAAGGCGCGCAGTGTCAATGCCGACGTGTTCATCTCCATTCACGCTGACGCCTTCACGCGACCGGACGTACGGGGCAGTTCGGTTTTCACCCTGTCGGAGCGTGGCGCCAGCAGCACCGCAGCGAAGTGGATCGCCGACAAGGAAAACCAGTCCGACCTGATCGGCGGCGTGCGGCTGGTCGGGCGCGATCCCATGCTGGCCAGGATGCTGCTGGAAATGAGCCAGTCAATCACCAACGCCGATTCGCTCAAGTTGGGGCGCGGGCTGGTCACCGAGCTGAAGCCCGTCGGCAAGATGCACAAGGGCACAGTTGAACATGCCGGCTTTGCCGTGCTGCGCGCGCCGGACATCCCTTCGGCGCTGGTCGAAACTGCCTTCATCTCCAATCCGGAAGAGGAGCTAAAACTGCGCAGCGCAGCGCATCAGCTGAAGCTCGCCCGGGCAATCCGAGGCGGCATCCGGCGCTTTCTGGCGACGCAGCCGATGCGGGCTTAAAGTGAACGTCACAACCAATTCGATTATTGCCAGTGGCCCGCAAATTGGCAGAGCCAGTTCTGTAAGCGCTTGATTTGCAAGCCTTAATGCCGCGCAACAACGAGTTGACGAATCGTCTGGCAAGTGCACTTGGGTGCGCCGCAACATGTGCCGACCGGGCGTGCGAGCACGCGTCCAGTCTGAATGCAGGCAAAACCGACAGGTCTGCGTCAGCGCAGTGCAGCATACTAGATACTATTGTGGCGACGGCCGCGCGGAGGCAGCTTGGCTGACGGCGCGAACGTTGCAAATCGAATCTGAATCGCTCGGTGCGCCAGGTGGCCGCGGGCTCTGTGGAGGAAGCTAGTCATGTCGAAGCGTGAAGTCGTAGTGTTGAGTGCCGTCCGTTCCGCCGTCGGAACGTTCAGCGGAACCCTGGCTGATATTGAGCCCGCCGAGTTGGCTGGCACCGTGATGAAAGCGGCGGTCGAGCGCTCGGGCGTTGACCCGAAGGTGATCAACTACGTGACGGTGGGCAACACGATCCCGACCGAAAGCCGCTTCCCGTACGTGGCGCGCGTTGCATCCATTCAGGCCGGTCTGCCGATGGATTCGGTGGCAATGGCCGTGAACCGCCTGTGCTCATCGGGCCTGCAGGCAATCGTGACCACCGCACAGAACATCCTGCTCGGTGATTGCGACTACGGTGTTGGCGGCGGCGTCGAAGTAATGTCGCGCGGTGGCTACCTCTCGCCAGCGCTGCGCTCAGGCGCACGCATGGGCGACAGCAAGATGATCGACATGATGGTTGCCACGCTGACCGACCCGTTCGGCGTGGGCCACATGGGCATCACCGCTGAAAACCTCGCCACCAAGTGGAACATCACACGCGAAGACCAGGACGCATTCGCCGCCGAATCGCATCGTCGCGCCGCTGCGGCCATCGCTGCCGGGCACTTCAAATCGCAGATCGTGCCGATCGTCAAGCAGACGCGCAAGGGCGAAGTGGTGTTCGACACCGATGAGCACGTCAAGGCCTCCACCACCATCGACACGCTGGCCAAGATGAAGCCGGCGTTCAAAAAGGATGGTTCGGTCACCGCCGGCAATGCGTCGGGCATCAATGACGGCGCGTCGTTCTTTGTGCTCGGTGAAGCCAGTCTCGCTGCTGCTGCCGGTTACAAGCCGATTGCACGTCTCGTGTCCTATGCCGTCGCCGGCGTGCCGAACGATGTGATGGGCGAAGGCCCGATCCCGGCGTCGAAGCTGGCGCTCAAGAAGGCCGGCCTGTCGGTCGATCAGATGGACGTGGTTGAATCGAACGAAGCCTTTGCCTCGCAGGCGCTGACGGTGGCAAAGGGCTTGGGCCTTAACCCGGCCAAGACCAACCCGAACGGCGGTGCCATCGCCTTGGGCCATCCGATTGGAGCCTCCGGCGCGGTCATCGCCACCAAGGCGCTGTACGAGCTGCAACGCGTGAATGGCAAGTACGCGCTGGTGACCATGTGCATCGGCGGCGGCCAGGGCATCGCGGCGGTGTTCGAGCGGCTGTAAGCAGCCAAAGGTGCTCGCGATGATTCGGCCAAGACAGGCGTCGGATCGGGCGAGTCGGCGCCACGCTGAAGACGGGCGGTGTTTCACTGCTCGTTTTTGTTGGCGCTGGCCTCGGCTGGCGGGGTTATGCGCTACGGTTGCTCAGGCTGCGATGCTTTGCGTTACTCCAGCGCAGGCGGCGGATGATCCGTTCAAGCTCACTGCCGGCTACTACCGCATGAGCGAAAACGGCGGTGGGGTCGACGTCAATCTGCGCCACTCATCTGACTACGGCAACGCCTGGCTCGGTGTCTTCCGGGCGCCGACGCTGGATGTACAGCAGTGGCGCGGCGGTTGGGATCGCAGCTTTGGTGAGACCGTCCGCCTGCAACCTTCAGCGCAGATGGCCTCGGGCGGTTTCGTTGGCGGCAGCCTCAACATCGAGACGGGCGGCACCTGGGTCGCCGGAGCCGGCTTTGGCCGTACCAATCTGCGCCCCTACTACAACCTGAACTTTGATCCGAATGATTCATGGTCGCTGCTGGTGGCTTATCGCGGTGAAGACGGCCCCAGTGTTACGGCGTCCTACATCCGTGACAACCGACAAAACCCCGACCAGCAGCACTTTCACCTGACCGTTCGGTCCCATGTGTCCGGCAGCGACCGCTTGACTGGCGACTTGCTATACAAGCGCGGGCTCGTCGAAGGCAAGCGCATCGCCCGGACCGGCGCCACGGTGACCTATGACTGGCCGCGCTACTTTGTCCGACTGGCCTACGACCCGTACAGCAACTTCAGTGTCGACAACGTCTGGCGACTGAGCGTCGGCATGCGTTTCTAGGCGCAGAGCGCAGGTGGCAGCAGCAGGGTGGGTGTACCCCATGGCGGACGACCGTTCTCGATGCATGTGCGAGTGAGAACCGTCCGGGTAGGACAAGCGTCAGTGGACGGTGGTGCCCACGGTTGCGGGTGCTGTCTCGCCAATGTCGTCAAAGCTGTCTGCTGACTTTCCTCGCGTGAACCAGGCAACGTACAGCGCGGGCAGCACAACGAGCGTGAGCAGCGTCGCCGTAAACAAGCCACCAATGACGACGATAGCCAGGGGCCGCTGCGTCTCGGCGCCGATGTCATGGGAAAGCGCCATCGGCAGCAACCCGAGAGCGGCCAGCATCGCCGTCATCAGCACAGTCCGCAGGCGAGCCATTGAGCCGTTGCGGACCGCGTCGGCGACCGACATCCCACTTGCTTCGTACTGCTGAAACACAGAGAGCATCACCACACCATTAAGGACTGCCTGGCCTGACAACGCGATGAAACCGATCGCGGCGGAAACCGACAACGGAATCGAGAAGATCCACAGTGCGACGAAACCACCCACCAGCGCCAGTGGCACGTTAAGCAAGATGAGCGTAGCTCGTTTGAACGAGCCGAAGGCGTCAAACAGCAGTACGAAGATCAGCAACAGCGAGATTGGCACCACGACGGCGAGACGCTTCATCGCCCGCTCCTGATTTTCAAATTCGCCAGACCAGCCAAATGTCTGGCCGGCCATGAGTTTGACGTTTTTGTCGACGCGAGCCTGCATGTCGGCGACCACTGATCCCATGTCGCGCCCCTTGATGAAGATGCCGATCGCCATGGTCCGCCGGCCCGCTTCACGGGCAATGTCCATGGCGCCGGTTGATTCGCGGATGTTGGCGACCGCGCCGAGCGCGACATAGCCACCGTCGGGCGTCGCAATGGGCACCGTTGCGAGATTGGACATGGCGCGACGCTCTTCCGGCAGACGGACAGCTACCGCAAACTTCCGTTCGCCTTCCCACAACTGCGTCGCTGCCTTGCCAGCCAGCGCGGCTTCGATCACGTCCTGCACATCGCCGACGTTCAGTCCAGCGCGAGCTGCCCGGGCGCGGTCGATTTCGATCAGCAGGTGCGGAACGTCGCCGAGGCGGTCAATCTCTGCACGGTAAACCCCTTGTACCTGGCGGATTTCTCGTTCGATCGCCTGGGCGGTTTTCTTCAGCTCCACCAGATCGTCGCCGGCAATCTTGATGACAATCTGGCCATCGATCTGGGAAATCGATTCCAGTACGTTGTCGCGGATCGGCTGCGAGAAGCTCGGTTCCATGCTTGGGATCGTCGATACTGCGCGATCCATCTCGTCGATCAGTTTCTCCTTGGTCATGCCGGGGCGCCATTGCTCTGGCGGCTTGATATCGACAAATATCTCGGCCATGCTGATGGTTTTCGGATCGGTACCATCTTCAGGCTGACCGGCCTTGGAGACTGCAGTGACCACCTCCGGCACGCTACGCAATGCCTTGCGCGCTGTTGCCAGCACACGCGACGCCTCCTGCGTCGAAACGCTGGCGGGCAGCCGAATGTTGACCCAGATGGTGCCCTCGTTCAGCTCCGGCAGGAACTCTGAACCCAGCTGGCTTGCGCAGACCAGCGACAACGCGAATGCGGCCAGGCCTACACCCAGCACCTTCAGTCGGTTGCCAAGTGCCCAGTCGAGAACTGGTCGGTAAATCCGCTTGCTCAAGCCAACAATCCAGTTGTCATGATGCGGCACTTTTTTGCGCAGCGTCCAGTAGGCCAGCAGCGGCACCAGCGTCAGCGAAAAGATCAGCGAACCAACCAGCGCAGTTGTTACCGACAGCGCCATCGGCTGAAAGATGCGGCCTTCGTGGCGCTGCAAGGCAAAGATCGGGATGTGCGCTGCAATGATGATCAGCATCGAAAACAGGGTTGGCCGCCCTACCTCGTTGGCCGCATCGGCGATCACCTGCTTGCGCTCGTCGTTGGAGAGCGTTTCTGGTTGCTGCGAAAGGCGGGCCAGGATGTTTTCGATCACGATCACCGCACCGTCGACGATGATGCCGAAGTCCATCGCCCCGAGCGAGAGCAGGTTGGCCGGTACGCCCATGATCTTGAGGCCAAGGAAGGTCGATAGCAGCGCCAGCGGAATGATGACGACCACAGCAAGACTGGCGCGAATGTTCGAGAGGAACAGATAAAGCACGATCGACACCAGTACCGCGCCCTCCACCAGATTGCGGAACACCGTTGACAGCGTCTTGCCCATCAGCCAGGTGCGGTCGTAGTAGGGCTCGATCTTCATGCCAGGCGGCAGGCCCTTTTCGTTGAGCGCGGTGATCTTCTGTTTGATGCCCTTGAGCACTTCGCTCGGGTTTTCACCTTTGCGCATGACGACGATGCCGGTCACGATATCGTCGTCGGCATCCTGGCCAACGACACCAAGTCGCGGCACTGCCCCGACCTTCACCTGCGCCACGTCCCGAATCAGTATCGGCGTGCCGCCGCGGGAGGTAAGCACGATACGGCCGATGTCGTCAGCCGACGCCAGCAGCCCGATACCGCGGATGGCGTATTGCTGTGCTCCTTGCGCCACGTAGCTGCCACCCGCGTTGGAGTTGCCGCGCCCAAGCGCATCAAGCAGATTCTGAAAGGTCAGCTTGTAGGCCCGCAGCTTGTCGAGGTCAGGCTGCACTTCGTATTGCTTGATGGCGCCGCCCATGGCTACAACGTCGGCAACGCCCGGGACCTGGCGCAGCGTCCGTTCAACCACCCAGTCCTCCACGGTGCGAACGTCGGTGGCGGAGTAGCCGTCTCCGCGCAGGCGGTAGCGCATGACTTCCCCGACCGGCGTCGAGTTGGGGGCGATATTTGCCTCTACGCCCGGAGGCAAATCGACGCCGCGCAACCGCTCGTTGACCTGCTGCCGGGCGGTCATTACTTCGGCCTTGTCGTCATAGGTAATGACGGTGTAGGACAGGCCGAACTGGGTGTGCGAGAAAACGCGCAGCGCATTCGGCAGTCCGGACACCGCGACTTCGATCGGCAGCGTGACCTGTTTCTCCACTTCCTCAGCGGCGCGGCCGGGGTACAGCGCAATGATCGTGACCTGGGTATCGGTCACATCGGGAAACGCTTCGACCGAGAGATTCCTGAACGCCGTCACACCGGCAAGGATGAAGAGCAGCGTACCGAGCACCACAAAAAGTGGCTGCGTCAGCGCATAACCAATCAGACGCTTCATGGTTTCTTGACGTTGTCCTTTTTGTCGGCGGTCGCAACGGTGCCACTTTTTGCACCGTTCGCTGCTGACGTCTTGTCCGGTGCAACGGTTTCGTCACCTTCCGCCTTGTCCTGCGATAGCGCGAATTGCCGCGCAAGCAGCAGTGTGTTTTCCGCGATGACCTTGTCGCCGACTTCGAGTCCGCGGGCAATCACCGCCTGCTTGCTGTCCTGCCACGACAATTTCACCTCGTGCGGCTCAAAGGAGCCGGGGCCGGTCTGCACGAACACCACATGCTGGCCGTTGCGCAACACGATGGCGCTGCTCGGCACCACCAGGCCACCGCCCAGGTGGCGCTCAAGCCTGGCGTTGGCCAGCATCTCGGCCTTCAGCCGGCGATCTGGGTTGGCAATTTCGCCACGCACCTTGATGGTTCGGGTCGCCGGGTCGATGGCATCAGCCTGAGCGACGACCTTGCCGGTGAATTTCTCGTTGTTGAGGGACGGCACGATCAAATCGAAGTTGGCGCCGGTCTTCAGGCTGCCGAGGTCCGATTCACGGGCATCGATCTGCACCCACAAGGTGGTCGGATCGGAGACCACGAACAGCGCCGGAACGCCAACGCCCGACTGGTCGGGGCGCAGCTCCTGTCCCGGGTTGAGGTTGCGTTCAACCACGACGCCGTTGATGCCAGCGGTGATCGCGAGCTGCTGATTGACGCCGGTACCCCCACCGTAGAAACGGGTGCGCGCTTCGGTCCTTGTCGCCTCTGCCTGTGCGCGTGCGAGGTCCGCCTCGGCCTGATCGTATTCCTTGCGGGCCAGCACGCCGGCGTCCAGCAGCTCCTTTTGCCGCTTGAGGGTTTTGGTTGCCAGCTGCATGTCGACGCTGGCGCGCGCGGCATCGGCCTGGGCCTGACCGAGATCCGGCGAAGCCAGCGATGCGAGCACGCTACCGGCCTTGACGGCCTGACCTACATCGGCGCGAATGGCCGTGACACGACCGGCCAGTGGCGCGTAGATGCGCTGGGTGCGCGCCTCGTTCCAGATCAGGCGTGCCGGCAATTCGATGGCCACGGCCGTTGACGGGCGGACCTCGACGGCTTTGAGCAGAGTCAGTTGCGGATGGCCGCTCGGATAGCGCAGTTCTGCGCCCTGAATCACCGCCGAGGCAGGTTCCGGTACGGCGGGAGGCGGGGCTTCCGAGCAGGCAGCAAGCAGGGCCGCCGCGGCGGCGCTGAAGACAGTGTGGAGGCGAATGGATGGCATGGTCATCGGGCAGGATCAGAACAAATGAGGCAGACACATGAGCAGGTCGACAACGTCCGACCGCAGATCAGGTCTGTCAGGGGCTGGCAGTGATGAGTACTTCAGGCCGTGTGCGAAGCAGCAGGGCGGTCTCCGCTTTGGCTGCATCAAGCTGGGCTGCAAGCGCGTCCAGTTGCGTGCTACGGTGTGTACGGCGGGCGTCGAGCAGGTCGGTCAGGGGGATGGCGCCACGCGCGAACGCAAACTCTGCCTGCTTGAGGACGGTCGATGCGCGGGGCGCAATCTGCTCGCGGAACTGCCGGACACGCTCGCGATTGCTACGTGCTTCCGCCGCCAGCCGGTCCTGCTCAATTCGGGCGTCGCGCAGGGTGCGCTCTGCGACGAGCTCGGCTTGCGACAGCTCGGACTGTGCGCGCGAAATTTCGCCCTGATAGTTGTAGCCGAGCGGCAGGGGAATCTGCACGCGCAGTTCGACCAGACGATTGGACACGCCGGGGTAGTGGTCGAAAGAAAGCCCCCAGGTCGGATCAAGCTTGCGCAGGGCGAGGGCGCCGTCAACCGATGCCCGCGCGGCCTCGACGCGTGCCTGCGCAGCCCGCACGTCGCCACGCGCCTGCAATGGCGGTGTCGGCGCAGCTGTTGCGCTGTCGCCACGCGGCTCTGGCAGATTCGGCCAGATGACTGCACTGCTGCGGGCGACGACCAGATCCTGCCGCCGGACAAACGTGCTCAGCGCAAGCTCGGCGCGTTCGAGGTCAACGGTCGCCAATTGCAGGTCGGCTGCGACCCGCTCGCTGTCTATTTCAACGCGCAGCGCATCTTGTGCAGACAAGTCACCAGCATCACGGCGGCGGTTGGCAGCTCTTGCTGCCTCCTGCGCGACTGCTGCCGTATCGCGCATCAGCCGCACCCGTTCGCGCGCGCCGAGCCAGTCGAAATAGAGGCCCTGTGCGACCAGCATCTGCTGCAAGGCGGTCTCTACGGTGTCAGCCCGGGTGGCGGCGAGTGCCCGTTCAGCGGCGCGGGTTCGGTGCAGGCGCTTGTCGCCACGTTCCCAGGTCCAGTCGATCCCGATCGACTTGTCCATCCGCTTGCGCCCCAGCGGATCGCCGGGGCCAAGGCCATTCTGCAAATCGATTTGTGAAAGCTTGCCGGACAGTGTGGGCAACGGGGCGTGGTCGGCGCTTGTCACCTCGGCTTCGGCGCTACGTTCGGCCTGTGCGGATTGGCGAACCTCAAGACCGGAATTCACGGCGCGCAGCACATCCTGCAGGCTGGGTTCGGCAATTGCAGAACCATTGGCAAGCGCAATCAACAGGGCCGGCAGAGACACTACCCCGGCAAATCGACAGTTTCGTACCGCTAACATTGTGTTCACCATGTCAAGGCCGGGAATGTCTCGCGAAGCGCCTGACCGATGCCTGACCCTGTGGCTGGTCCAATGGGTGCCTCGGCAGCGAGCACCCCGATGTGAGAGGTTGTCAGCAGCAAATGCGAATCCTGGTAGTTGAGGACGACGCCGTCCTTCGTAGCGTCATGACCAAGAGCCTGCATGAAGCAGGGCATCGGGTAGACGCCGTACAGCGCCTTGCCGAGGCCGAGCAGCTCTGGCAGTACCAGCCGTTTGACGCCGTGCTGCTTGATCTCAATCTGCCCGATGGCAACGCGCTTGACGGCTTGCGGCGGGCACGCGCGCGCGGCGATCGCACGCCGGTGCTGGTGCTGACTGCGCGTAACCGCACTGACGAGCGAATTGCTGGTCTCGATGCAGGCGCCGACGACTACCTGGGCAAGCCGTTCGACCTGGCCGAGGTCGAGGCGCGGTTGCGGGCGCTGGTGCGCCGATCACAGGGCGGGGCCAACGTCGTTGAATTGGGCCGCCTTCGTTTTGATGGGGTGGCTTCGCGCATTTTCCTGGGCGAGGAGGCGTTCGACTTGCCGGCGCGGGAGTACGAAGTCCTCTGGGAGTTGGCCCATCCACCCGGTCGCGTGGTCAGCAAACGGGCGCTCTCCGACAAGCTGTCGGGGCTTGAGGACTCGTTGGGCGACAACGCACTCGAAGCCTTTGTTTCCCGCCTGCGCCGCAAGCTGGCCGGCACCGGGGCCACCATTCGCACCCTGCGTGGGCTGGGCTACCTGCTGGAGCGGAACGAGTCCGAACCGTGAATAACACGGAGGCAGTCATTGCCCCGACGCTTCGGCAGCGTTTGCTGTCGCACGTACTGTTGCCGGTGTTCGTGGTGTGGCTAACCAGTACCGCACTGATCATTGAGATCGCCTACCTCTACACGCAGCGGGCTTTCGATCGCGCTCTGATCGACGATGCCTACGCACTGTCTGCACATGTACGCCAGAGTGGCGAGGGCCTGACGCTGGAGTTGTCAGCACGTGAGCTGGATTCAGTTCTGTTTGACCAGTCGGAGAAAGTCTATTTTGCGGTGGTCGGGATTGACGGACGCGTGCTGGCCAACAACGCGCCATGGCTGGTCTCGCAATCAGCACTGGCGCAACCGGGCGCCACAATTGACACCGGTAGTCCGTACGTCTTGAGCGACCGCTTCCATGAGGGGGAGCCACTGCGATCAGTCGAATTGCTGCTGTCCGAAGGGCGGGCATGGCGCGTCATCCTGGCGCAGACGATAAGGTCGCGGACCAAACTTTTGCAGCAGATGCTGCTTTATGCGGTAGTGCCGGAAGTCCTGCTCTTCACGCTGCTCGGCATCTGGCTGTGGCGGGCGATCGGCAATGATCTCGATCCGATGAACCGGTTGCGGCTCGCGTTGCAATCTCGCGATGTGACCGACCTATCGCCGGTTCCAGTCGATGCGTCTTCGCGTGATGTGGCGCAGGTCGCACAGGCGGTGAACGCGCTGTTCGGGCGGGTGAGTGCCGGTGTCAGCGCGCAGCGTGAGTTCGCCGGTAACGTCGCCCATGAGCTGCGCAATCCGCTCGCGGGTATCCGGGCGCTGGCCGAATACGGGATGCGCCAGGACGACCCCGCCGCCTGGCGTCAGCAACTCGCGGCGATCCTTGAGCGCCAGGCCAGTGCAAGCCATCTGATTGACCAGTTGCTGGCCCTGGCATTTGCCGATGAAGCCCGCGACACCCTTGCGGTCGGGCCGGTGGATATTGGCGGCGTCGTCGAACGTAGCGTGCTCGCTGCCTTGCCGCGTATTGATGCCAATCAGGGCGAAATCGTGGTGCACGGGCTGGATGCTCTGGTGCTGGTCGAGGGCAACGAAGGATTGTTGGCCGCCATGCTGACCAATCTGCTCGACAACGCCGCACGACACGCCCGTCCGCCGTCAGGACAGCGGCTGAGCATCGCAATCGTGGTGGAACGCTCGGTTGACGACGGCGAAGCCGTGACGATTGCGGTTGAAGATAACGGCCTTGGGCTTGACCCTGCAACGCTCGAAGCGCGTACCCGCTGGTCGCGCGGCACCGGCGTGGAGGGGGCGCAGGGCAGCACCGGGCTTGGCCTTGCCATCGTTGCCCGCTATGCGGAACTGCTGGGCAGCAAGCTCACGCTGGCCAACCGGCCAGCGGGCGGGTTGCGGGCTTCAATTCAGTTGCGCCGCGCCGCTTCGGACTCGGTACCAGACTGATTGCGCCGCTCAGTGCGCCGGCGCCGAGCCGTCGGGTGAAGACCCGCCGCGACGGGCGCTACGCACCACGAACCAGATAATGAGGCCGAACAGGATGAGCGGCAGCCCGGTGAGCGTGGCGGCGATTCCGAGGGCGACGGAGGTGGCGGCCAGTGCGAACAGTGTGGCCAGTACGGCGATGATGATGGCCAGCGTGATCGCCGCCCAGGCAATGCCGAACTCCAGCGTTCCGGCAGAGAAAACGTTGTTGAGCTCGACGGCGTGATGACCGAATTGCACCTTGGCGCCATGCGCCGACGGCCAGAGTTGGGCCGCTACCAGCGTCCCGAAGGCGAGGACTGCTGCGACAGCGGCAAGGATGACGATCGACCACATTGCAATGCGGAGCGCGGAGCGGACACCTGGTTTCATGTTGTTTCCCCAAACGACGATGGCTGGATTGTCAGCCGGCTCCCTGCGCTCCGACACAGCCAGGCGATTGTTTGCGGGTGAAACGGACGAAATGCGGGCGGGCAGTGCAATTGGCGACCGTGGGGCTGTCAACCGGCCGCGACAAATGCCGTTAGTTCCGCTACATTGCCCGCGACACCAAAATTCGTGGTTGGCGCCGCGCGAGTGGCGTGCAACCGGATATTCATCGTTACCCACCTGGAGAGGAGTCACCGAATGAAACGCATCATCACCGCCATGCTGGCTGCTGCCGTGCTGGCAAGCCCGCTGTACGCACTGGACGACAAGCAGGCCAAGAAGGATGTCGCTGCAGCGACCAAGGCACCGGAAAAGGCCCCGGCCCTGATGGACATCAATACTGCAACTGCCAAGCAACTGGCGACGCTCGATGGCATTGGCGATGCACGCTCGGCCGCGATCGTGAAGGGTCGCCCCTACAAGGGCAAGGATGAACTGGTCGAGAAGAAGATCATCCCGCAGGATGTCTACGACAAGATCAAGGACAAAATCATCGCCAAGCAGGCGCCTGAAAAGAAGAAATAGCCAGCCACGACGGGGTGATCTCGTTTTTCGTGCTATTTGTGGCGCTTCATCCTTTGGGGCCAAGAATTGGGCGACGGAACTGGGAGATTTCCGTTCGCTGAGTGTCGAGTGACGACATCGCGCATGCACTTCGATGCCGCGACGTCTGGCAAAGGTCGATCCGCAGGGGGCGAAACGGTCGGGTTGGCGTGTGCCGTCAAAACCGCAAAAAGTGAGGCTTCCCGGCACGGCCTGAGTAGTGATCGGATACGCGCCGACTTAGGCTGCCGGTCGATCTCGACTGTTTGACACTCGCCGACGGATCTCCAGATAACCCGTGTACCCTGGCCGTATATCGCTCAGTCGGTGAAGAGCGCGCCCAACTCCGAAGCGACCAATCCTAGCAGCTCCTTCGAGCTATCGAGATTGTTGACATCGCAGTAAGCCAACGTCACCAAAGTCAGCGGATGCACTTTGAGCACGGTGGCGAGCTCATCAATTTTCGTGAGGGTCGGATTGCGCACAGCGCGTTCAACACTACTGACGTAGGTGCGGCTTGACACGAGCGCAAAATCCTCTTGCGTAAGGCCACGCGCGTTGCGTACGGCTTTCAACGCCGAGTGCAAGTTGTTGCGCGCAGATTTGCTTGACGGCATCCACCAATTAGCTTTGAACGCCTTCTATAGGGCTACAATCTATAGTGTTCAGAAGTAGTGCCATGTTTCGTACGTCTACCAGCGATCAACATCCAATAACAAGTCTCGTATCGCATAGGGGTGTCGCTTACTGGACGCTCGTCGAGGTCACCATGCAGGTGCCATGGTTCCTCGTTCAGATCATGCACCCGGGCGACGATCGAGACGTTGAGCACGAGCCAAAGAAGAGCTTCATCGTGCCTGAAGAACGGGTGTTGGATCTCGTTCGATTGCAGAACGTCCCGCGCCTCTGGATCGAGTCAATTTCGATCATCTCTCCCGGATACATGAACGGCAGTGCCGGTTGGCAAATGAATCCGCTGGCCGCGATCTGGACAGCATCGGAGCCTGACGAACCCTCGCATGAAGCGACGCTGTACGAGCTTGACGACGGGCGGCGCTATGTGCAGTCGGCGTTCGGAACCGCGCTGAAGAGTCTCGTGCAACCGGTGCTCGTCGCCGATTTCCGCCCACGGCGCGCCGCCGCCTAGACGAGGCCGGTAACGGCGAA
This is a stretch of genomic DNA from Casimicrobium huifangae. It encodes these proteins:
- a CDS encoding N-acetylmuramoyl-L-alanine amidase, with amino-acid sequence MNRRDALRLLAAVLAGGGAGLVWAGPRVLAVRAWPGKESTRVTIESDAELRFFVSSLANPDRTVVDINNVQADATFQKALETLRNDTGVLSRARIGQYRPDTARLVLELKGRAEAAAFALPPVGPYRHRLVIDLTPVDADDPIASFLSKILEREAQLERAAAEADAAAARAPPVLPPVLPSKPVPAPPPPVATRPPTQRHVKPYVVVLDPGHGGEDPGAVGPGGTYEKDVVLAIAHQTRQLLEQDPRVVVFMTREEDVFIPLADRVRKARSVNADVFISIHADAFTRPDVRGSSVFTLSERGASSTAAKWIADKENQSDLIGGVRLVGRDPMLARMLLEMSQSITNADSLKLGRGLVTELKPVGKMHKGTVEHAGFAVLRAPDIPSALVETAFISNPEEELKLRSAAHQLKLARAIRGGIRRFLATQPMRA
- a CDS encoding acetyl-CoA C-acyltransferase family protein; protein product: MSKREVVVLSAVRSAVGTFSGTLADIEPAELAGTVMKAAVERSGVDPKVINYVTVGNTIPTESRFPYVARVASIQAGLPMDSVAMAVNRLCSSGLQAIVTTAQNILLGDCDYGVGGGVEVMSRGGYLSPALRSGARMGDSKMIDMMVATLTDPFGVGHMGITAENLATKWNITREDQDAFAAESHRRAAAAIAAGHFKSQIVPIVKQTRKGEVVFDTDEHVKASTTIDTLAKMKPAFKKDGSVTAGNASGINDGASFFVLGEASLAAAAGYKPIARLVSYAVAGVPNDVMGEGPIPASKLALKKAGLSVDQMDVVESNEAFASQALTVAKGLGLNPAKTNPNGGAIALGHPIGASGAVIATKALYELQRVNGKYALVTMCIGGGQGIAAVFERL
- a CDS encoding efflux RND transporter permease subunit; the protein is MKRLIGYALTQPLFVVLGTLLFILAGVTAFRNLSVEAFPDVTDTQVTIIALYPGRAAEEVEKQVTLPIEVAVSGLPNALRVFSHTQFGLSYTVITYDDKAEVMTARQQVNERLRGVDLPPGVEANIAPNSTPVGEVMRYRLRGDGYSATDVRTVEDWVVERTLRQVPGVADVVAMGGAIKQYEVQPDLDKLRAYKLTFQNLLDALGRGNSNAGGSYVAQGAQQYAIRGIGLLASADDIGRIVLTSRGGTPILIRDVAQVKVGAVPRLGVVGQDADDDIVTGIVVMRKGENPSEVLKGIKQKITALNEKGLPPGMKIEPYYDRTWLMGKTLSTVFRNLVEGAVLVSIVLYLFLSNIRASLAVVVIIPLALLSTFLGLKIMGVPANLLSLGAMDFGIIVDGAVIVIENILARLSQQPETLSNDERKQVIADAANEVGRPTLFSMLIIIAAHIPIFALQRHEGRIFQPMALSVTTALVGSLIFSLTLVPLLAYWTLRKKVPHHDNWIVGLSKRIYRPVLDWALGNRLKVLGVGLAAFALSLVCASQLGSEFLPELNEGTIWVNIRLPASVSTQEASRVLATARKALRSVPEVVTAVSKAGQPEDGTDPKTISMAEIFVDIKPPEQWRPGMTKEKLIDEMDRAVSTIPSMEPSFSQPIRDNVLESISQIDGQIVIKIAGDDLVELKKTAQAIEREIRQVQGVYRAEIDRLGDVPHLLIEIDRARAARAGLNVGDVQDVIEAALAGKAATQLWEGERKFAVAVRLPEERRAMSNLATVPIATPDGGYVALGAVANIRESTGAMDIAREAGRRTMAIGIFIKGRDMGSVVADMQARVDKNVKLMAGQTFGWSGEFENQERAMKRLAVVVPISLLLIFVLLFDAFGSFKRATLILLNVPLALVGGFVALWIFSIPLSVSAAIGFIALSGQAVLNGVVMLSVFQQYEASGMSVADAVRNGSMARLRTVLMTAMLAALGLLPMALSHDIGAETQRPLAIVVIGGLFTATLLTLVVLPALYVAWFTRGKSADSFDDIGETAPATVGTTVH
- a CDS encoding efflux RND transporter periplasmic adaptor subunit, with translation MPSIRLHTVFSAAAAALLAACSEAPPPAVPEPASAVIQGAELRYPSGHPQLTLLKAVEVRPSTAVAIELPARLIWNEARTQRIYAPLAGRVTAIRADVGQAVKAGSVLASLASPDLGQAQADAARASVDMQLATKTLKRQKELLDAGVLARKEYDQAEADLARAQAEATRTEARTRFYGGGTGVNQQLAITAGINGVVVERNLNPGQELRPDQSGVGVPALFVVSDPTTLWVQIDARESDLGSLKTGANFDLIVPSLNNEKFTGKVVAQADAIDPATRTIKVRGEIANPDRRLKAEMLANARLERHLGGGLVVPSSAIVLRNGQHVVFVQTGPGSFEPHEVKLSWQDSKQAVIARGLEVGDKVIAENTLLLARQFALSQDKAEGDETVAPDKTSAANGAKSGTVATADKKDNVKKP